From a region of the Hippopotamus amphibius kiboko isolate mHipAmp2 chromosome 3, mHipAmp2.hap2, whole genome shotgun sequence genome:
- the LOC130848657 gene encoding olfactory receptor 5T2-like, producing MKNATEITTFILKGLTDNPKIQIILFFLFLAMYLFTVMGNLGLVALVIGDSRLQNPMYYFLGVLSSVDACYSSVITPKMLVDFMSENKIISFLGCATQIFLAVTFGTTECFLLAAMAYDHYVAIYNPLLYSDSMPPSFYVSLIIACYVGGIFHASVHTVATFSLSFCASNEIRHVFCDIPPLLAISCSDTHTNQLLLFYFVGSIEIVTILIVLISHVFILLAILRMHSAEGRRKVFTTCGSHLTGVSVLHGTVLFMYMRPSSSYVLDHDMIVSIFYSIVIPMLNPIIYSLRNKDVKEAIKKVFRKSWFITKVHFHS from the coding sequence ATGAAGAACGCCACAGAAATTACAACATTCATACTGAAGGGCCTCACAGACAATCCTAAAATACAGATCATCTTATTCTTCCTGTTTCTGGCAATGTACCTCTTCACAGTGATGGGAAATTTAGGACTGGTTGCATTGGTCATTGGGGATTCCCGGCTCCAAAACCCGATGTACTACTTTCTGGGTGTGCTTTCATCTGTGGATGCCTGTTATTCTTCGGTAATTACACCCAAAATGTTAGTGGATTTTATGTCAGAGAAcaaaatcatttctttccttgGGTGTGCAACCCAGATATTTCTTGCTGTCACTTTTGGGACCACAGAATGCTTTCTCTTGGCTGCGATGGCATATGATCACTATGTAGCCATCTACAACCCTCTCCTGTATTCAGATAGCATGCCACCCAGCTTCTATGTGTCCCTCATCATTGCCTGCTATGTTGGTGGCATTTTCCATGCTTCTGTACACACAGTGGCCACATTTAGTCTATCCTTCTGTGCATCCAATGAAATCAGACATGTGTTCTGTGACATCCCTCCTCTCCTCGCTATTTCTTGCTCTGACACTCACACAAACCAGCTTCTGCTCTTCTACTTTGTGGGCTCTATTGAGATAGTCACTATCCTGATTGTCCTGATCTCCCATGTTTTTATTCTGTTGGCCATTCTGAGGATGCATTCTGctgaagggagaaggaaagtctTTACTACATGTGGCTCTCACCTAACTGGAGTGTCAGTTCTTCATGGTACAGTTCTCTTCATGTATATGAGACCAAGTTCCAGCTATGTCTTGGATCATGACATGATCGTGTCGATATTTTACAGCATTGTGATTCCCATGCTGAATCCCATCATCTACAGTTTAAGGAATAAAGATGTCAAAGAGGCAATAAAGAAAGTGTTTAGGAAAAGTTGGTTTATCACTAAAGTGCATTTTCACAGttaa